In Caloenas nicobarica isolate bCalNic1 chromosome 22, bCalNic1.hap1, whole genome shotgun sequence, the genomic window ACCGGCGGGGGAGTGGGgtgcccgctgcccccccatccctccctcctgccaccGGGCTCGGTGCCAGCGCTGGGGACGGATGCCGCAGCCACCCTCGTTCCCCAGCTCTAAGGGCAACGCGGTCGCGTTATCAGGCCGGGCAGGCAGCTACACCTTCTTTATGGCCCAGAAAGGGTGAGGAGGAGAGCGGCGAGCGCTGGCAGAAATATTGCCGCCGGCTCGGTTCACCGGGATCCTGGCGCGGGGCGATAACACAGCGGCCTTTGTCCGCCCGCTGTTATATAAAGGGATTGGGCCGCCCGCCCGGGAGGGGCCGCTTCCCGTGCCCGGGGCCCGCGGGCATCGCCGGGCACGGCAGCCGCGCTCGGCTGGTACTCCCGCGGCAGCGGCCCCGCTTCGCCTCCCGAGCGGTACCGGGGCCGGGCTGGTGCCCCGGGTTACGCGGCGCAGCTGCCTACCGGGCCGGCGGAACCGACCCCCCGCGGGTCTGCGGCAGCCGCTCCGTCGGCCCCGCTTTGATTTCCCACGGTGGAGCCCGCGGGATGCGCCGCCACCCCGCACCGACCCAGTGGGCTCCGGGGCTGCGGGTGCGAGTGGGTGCGCAGCGGGATGTGAACCGGGGCTCAGCACCCCACTGTCTCGGGTGCCACGACCCCACCCCCCCCCATCCTACCTGCCAGGCAGGGCCACCGAGACCGTTACAGGGTCCCCATACCCCCACGGCACTCACTGGCCGCAGCCTCCCCAGCTCTTtatccccccaccccagctgtgccggctcagccctgggcacctgtgGGATTAACCCCCCGcagcccacagccccagcccggccGCGGCTCCTGCTCAGTGCCCGCGGTATCGGCCCAGTGTGGTGCAGCCCTCCCGTGTTGGCTTTCACGCTTCTTGCTGGGGTTGCTCCACTGCCGTCACCGCCTTCCCCCTGAATTATTCAGGGTTCACCCCGCTCCCGGCCCCATGCCCGCCTGGAGGCTCCATTACAGCTGCGAAATCCAACTCCTGGGTGCTGCAGTGGGACACTGGTGTTCCCAACCCACCTTCGCCCCGGCCCCATGGGGTCCCTGGTAGCCAGTGGCCTGGCGTGAGGTTGTGGACATCTGGCAAAGCAGTTTACCAGCGCTTGCCCAAGGGACTTAACCCCTTCCCAATTAGTGGGAAATGGCAACCAGGGGCTGAATGCATGCGTGTCCCCCCGCTGGCCCCTGCCCCGCAGCACCAGCCCTGACCCCTGCTCCGTGAGTGCCCAGCGGTGTTGCTGGCCTGGGGATGTGGCACAGCACAGTGGGAAGGCCGCGCTAGCTGCAGCCTGTCTCACGGTTACAGGGATCAATTATTAAGGGCCCATGATCATTGCGATAACAGAGTAGAGTATTTAttgctcttccttttttaaatattcaacaGGTTTTTTTATGGAGCACTTGATAAAACAGCTTCCTGTGTAGTGGGGATGCGGGATGTGGGATGCAGAATACAGAACACAGGGCTATGGGgtgtgggatgcaggatgcgCGATTCAGGATACACAATGTGGGATGTGGGGATGCCAAGGTCCGCTGGGGTGGCAGGGGGACACCCGTGCCTGGCAGTGGAGCTGGCAGGGGGCAGCAGGGCCGGTCAGCAGCATGGTGCAGGTCAGCCTTTCCCTGCTGGCTCCCCTGTGGCCGGTGCTACCTaagctgcttattttaaaatgctgcttattttaaaatactgctaaaTTGCAGTGTCCAAAAACAGCCGGAGGAAGGAGCTTAGCCTAAGCAGGCTGATTAACTTAGTGACCTCCCGCTGCAGTGGCCGCTGCTGCACAGGGACCCAGCAGGGAGCCAAGGGGTGGATGGCTCCCAGCCCACGCTGCCCACGCTGCCCACGGTGCCACACTGCGCAGCCCTAGTGCTGCCTTGCCTGCCCCCAGCCAGCGTGTCCCCTGTGCCCTGTGTGTCCCCTGTGCCctgtgtgtccccgtgtccctgcaaCCCATGTGTCCCCCATCCTGGCTTGTGGTGGCTGCAGGTGATGGGCGCTGTGCCCCACTTGCAGCTCGCTGAGTGCCCAGACCAAGACAGGGGCCACCCCGCTGTACCTCGCCTGCCAGGAGGGCCacctggagatcatccagtACCTGGTGCAGGACTGTGGGGCCGACCCCCACGCGCGTGCCCATGATGGCATGACCCCGTTGCATGCCGCTGCCCAGATGGGCCACAATACCGTCATCGTCTGGCTGGTGAGCGCTGGCTGGCCACGGCCTGGGGGTGTGGGGGCCCGGAGTGGCGGCACAGGGTGGGGCTGGTGGCATCAGCGCTCAGCCCGCCTGCCCGCACAGATGAGCTTCACGACGGTGAGCCTATCGGAGCGGGATGCTGAGGGGGCCACGGCCATGCACTTTGCTGCCAGCCGCGGCCACGCCAAggtgctgagctggctgctgctgcacgGAGGGGAGATCACGACGGATGGCTGGGGCGGCACGCCGCTGCACGACGCCGCTGAGAATGGCGAGCTGGAGGTGAGTACTGGTGGCCGGtggggtgctggagctgggggggctgcccTCTGGCCCTGCCACGCGCCTCCtctccccagtgctgccagATCCTCGTGGTGAATGGCGCCGACCTCAGCATCCGCGACCAGGATGGTTACACAGCGGCTGACCTTGCTGACTACAACGGCCATGGCCACTGCGCCCAGTACCTGCGCACGGTGGAGAACATGGTACAGTGGTGTGCCGTGGCCGAGTGCGCGGGGAGCACATGGGGCCCCACCGCTCCCCCTGCCGCCTGACTGCACCATTGTCCCGGTAGAGCGTGGAGCATCGCGTGCTGTCGCGAGACCCCTCAGCGGATGGGGAGTGCCGGCAGCCCGACTCGGGCATGTCGTCCCCCAACACTACGGCGTCGGCGCCCCAGGCGCGCTTCGAGGTGGGCTCCCCCGTCAGCACCCTCTCCAACTACGACTCCTGCCACTCCAGCCAGTCCAGCACCGGGGAGAAGAGGGGCGGCCCCCCGGGGGCCCCCGCTGCCCGTGAGTGTGGGCCCTGGGGGTGCGGGGCAGGGGACATGGGGCGAGCCCCCCTAACCCACTGCCCTGTGCAGGAGTGCCCGAGCCGGCGCTGGCGGACATGCAGGCGTACATGGACATGCTGGATCCCGAGACacggccgcggggccgggggccggCAAGAGAgggcccccccacccccccaccccccaccttTCCCCCGccaccacccccaccccctgctgcccggccgcccccgccacCCCCCGGCTACCCCGCGCCcacgccccccgccgccccccacACCGCCGACATCTACGTGCGGGCCAAGAACAACCTGCGGCACGTGGAGAGCCAGGCGCTGCGCCGAGAGGTACTGCCCCGCGTCCCATGCACCGTGTGCCCTGTGCCCTGGGCACCGTGCCCAATGCATAGCCGCTCCTGGCCACGCAGTTCAGGGGACATGCCACCCAGGGGGACAAGCCACTGGGCACTGATCCCCTGCGGGGAGCTGTTAGCTCTTGGTGGAACCAGCAGGGCCCAGCCCCAGCTTCAGGCCATGGCTCCACAATGCTGGCACGCACCGGGGGGCTGGGACGCAACCGGCAGCAAGGGCACAGCGAGCCGGGGCTGGCGATGCTCCTGTGCCTGCACGGCACTGGGTGgccctgccccaccagcacGCCGGCACGGGCACCTGGAGGCACCGCGCAGGCCGGCGCGTGGCCAGCGTCACAGCCGCACCCACATGGCCTCAGCGATGCCACCGGCACCGCACTGCACTGGGCGTGGGCGGCTGCGCAGGCTGTAACCCGAGCGGCCGGCTCCGGTGTCACCCGCGCCGCAGGTGTCGGGTGGCACAGTGGGTGCTGCCAGGAGCTGAGAGGGCTCAGCCGGGCGTGCACAGGTAAGAGGGGTGCAGCCCCCTGGGGCGGGCTGGGGGGATAGGGACACAGTGGGCTCAGGGCTGCCCCAAACCCCTGCCATGGCTCTTGCCACCCCACCGGGGACAGGAGTCCGGTGCACAGCCATGGCCAAGGcactggcagagcccagcaccGCGGAGGATGGGGGCACATGGGATgggggtctcagcagagcagagtgTGACGGGCCCCTGGTGGGGCTCAGGACCCCGTTGTGCTCGGCCCTGGCTCGTTAGTGCTTACCGAGGTACgaagcagccctgcctggggctACATAGCCGGGCTGCCCGTGGGAGGTGCGGGCGCGTGCCGGCACGGTGCCAGCGCGGTGCAGGCGCCCCACGCAGTGGGGCTGAGTGGTATGGACCCTCGCaccggagcggggccggggctgccggggcggggagccagccctggcacagcgCCCATGGCAGCCAGAGCAGGAAGCGCTGAGCTGGTGCTTGTTGACTCAGCTGGTGCTGGCGAGCACCCGGGCTTACCGTGCAAATGCTGTGGGCAGAGGTGGTGCGCGGAGAAAAGCAAATAGAGGGGCCTCTGGCACAGGgagtggggctgtgctgctgaggcACCCCAAACCTGGGGAACGGACGTGACCCCCTGCAGCACCAGTGCTTGGCAGCACGACCTGCAAAGCCGCTGCGGTATGTGCCGGGGTGAGCCAAGGCTGCACTGCCTGAGAGCCCCGTTCAGAGAGAGGTTTGGAACTGGGCCCCGGCCCCACAGGGGATAAGCTCCCAGTAATCCACCGGGCCGGGGCTCGGCACTCCTGTTCCCAGGGGGTTATCCCAGGGGAGGCTCGGCCAGGATCCTGGGTCCAGGCTCCGGGGTCACAGTGCCAGGTGCTGACAGCACACACTGCCACCCTGGTGTGCGGCCCTTGGTGCAGCCTCGTGCTGAGCAGTTCCTGGGGAATgcacctgctgtcccccagcctgGCATCTGCCCCCGGGTCACCGCTGGCACAGCTCCGCtccactgcagctctgccccacggcCACCCTGGTCACAGCCAGGCACAGTCGTGCTGAACCACGCTCCTCATTGCAGCTGACATCCCGCGAGAGCAGCCCCGAGGGCCTGCGCCGGGCCGACTCCACCAGGCGGTCGAGGAATTTCGGCAAGCAGCCGAGCACCGGTGACTACTACAAGCACCTGGGGCACGGTGCGGCCGAGCAGCCTGGCCCCCGGCGAATGGCACACAGCGAGGAGGTGAGCCCTGGCCTTGCGCTGTGCGCCTGCACGTGGCTCCACGGCACCGGGCAATGCCTTCCCGTGCTCTTCCAGGCATCACCCATCTCAGCGGACACCATGCGCAACGGGGACAGCAAGCCCAGTGCTGAGCTGCCGCCGCCACCGCCACCCCCGCCGCTGCCTGAcactgcctgcccactgcccccACCGCCACCCCCGCCGGCTGAGACCCCCGCTGGCCCCCgccgctcctcctcctccacggGAAGTAAGTGGCGGGGAGCTGGGTGGGCACAGGGAGCAAACCCGGGCACTGTCTCATCGGCTGCACCGCGTCTCCTCCTGCGGCGCCCTGGCTGTGCGGCTCCTGATGGCCTCTCTGTCCTTCTCTCCTCCGGTGTCGGCGCGGGGGCCCCCatgcccgcccgcccccgcctgCTCTCACTGCTGGCcgcttctcttctctcttgtcttgCGGTGGCCAAATCCTTCCTTTGCCGCGCGCCCTGCGCCGCCTCTCTGCTTCTCCCCCTAGGAGGAAAGGCACTCAGGCAGATGAAGAGTAAGTATCGCGGCCCCGCGCTCCTCCCTGCTCAGGGGGTGCCCCAGCGCGGGGCATGGCTGGATGGGCCTGACCTGGCACCATCCTGCGCCGGAGCCACTGGCCATTGACGGCCGCCGGGGCTGGCAGCTGCGCACAGCCCTCCTGCCCACCAAGCCCTTGCCACTGCGTCGCCAGGCCAGTCCGCCATGTGGGCGCCACAAGCGCCGGTGTGGGGCTGCCGAAGCCAGcaagcagggctggcagggctgggcacacagccgGGGCCCCACGGCCCCCACGGCCCCACCGCCGGCCCTGCGCACAGAGGGCCTTTGTTCACGCTCAGCCGGCCGGCGTGACCCCGCCACGTGAGCGCACCGGCCGCTCCCCCGCCACTGATTGCAGCCAGCGGGTTTGGCCGCCGCTTGGCGTCCGCTTTATTAGCGCtggttcccagggctggggggtctcAGCTGGCGCTGGATGGCAGCGCGTGTGCCCCGCTGGGCTCTCAGCACCTGCAGCCGTCTGGCCCCGGCGCGGCTGAGTGGCGTGAGCTGCAGGCGCCggaggtggggaggaggctCTGCCTTGGCGCAGCACTATGGGCCATTAGGGACCCACACATGGCTGGCAAGGACGGTGGGTGCTTGCGGGGCGGGAGGCACAACCAGCAGTGTGGGCATCCCCAGTGCACTGCCATgccccggtgccggtgccgTGCAGCGCTTGCAGCTGGCAGTGGGGTGGGCACGGGCTGTTGATGCAGCGTttctgggggctgtgggggagTGTAGGGGGTCCAGGGGCCCCCGGTGGCTCGGGACTATCCGGCTGTGCCGGAGCTGGTGCCAGCCACAGACTCACCTCTCCACAGGCCGGTGACTGCTGTCACAGCAGGTGCTGTGGGGAGGGTGACACTTGGGGCTGGGGCTATGCTGGGGCCACAGGAGCTGGGCGCTGGGGTGCTGTTCCAGCAGGGTCCCATGGACCCAGTGAGCTGGGAGTTGAGATGCTGGTCCCACGGACCCAGGGAGTTGGATGCTGTGGACTCGGTGAGCTGAGTGATGGAGTGCTGGTCTGCTGGGGTCCCACGGACCCAGTGCCTGGCTGCCAGGGTGCTGGTCCCACGGGCCTGgggggctgggtgctgggatgCTGCTCCGACAGGAGTCCCAGGGGCTCCCGGGGTGGGGGGCATTTAGCCACCCACCCTGCAACCGCCGTGCCCTTGAGCCGGTGGGGAAGGTGGGGGGGGCTGCCGCCGGGGGGACCCTCACTGCCCGCCCTGCCTCCCTCCAGGCACCAAGTCCTTCAACATGATGTCCCCCACTGGCGACAACTCGGAGCTGCTGGCTGAGATCAAGGCCGGGAAAAGCCTCAAGCCGACGCCGCAGAGCAAAGGCTTCACCACCGTCTTCTCCGGCAGCGGCCAGGCGGGCGCCAACGTAGGTGGCAGCGGGGGAGCCGGGGGCCGGTGGCGGGGAACGGCGGGCGCCCACCGACCCCCTCCGTCCTCCCTCCGCAGGCAGACTCGCCGGCGTCCTCGCCGTCCCCTACCAGGACGCCCACCCCGCCCGCCACCCCCGAGGCTGCCGCGCCGCCGCGCTGCCTGGCGGGGGGCTCGCCGGAGCCGGTGCTGAACGGGAGCTCGCCGGTGCCgccggcgggcgcgggggcgcCGGTGGAGGCGGAGGCGCTGGTGCCGAGCCACGACGAGCAGGGCCGGCCCATCCCCGAGTGGAAGCGGCAGGTGCTGGTGCGCAAGCTGCAGCTGCGcatgcaggaggaggaggagcagcggCGCAAGGTAGGGGGGTCCCGCGGGGGCACGGCGGGCGCCGCCGGGCGGCCGGTGCGGGAGGAGGACGTGCGGCGCCTGGAGCGGCGGCTGGGCAGCCTGCGGGTGATGCACGGGGCGCGGCCGGAGGCGGAgctgccgccgctcccgccgctgcccgcgccccccgcccgcggcagccgcccccccgcgctgccGAGGAGCgcgtccccgccgccggccgGCCCGGGGGAACGCGATCGGGGGGGTCCCGGCGCCCAGCACGACCCCCGCCGGGAGCTCCTGGGCTGCGGCGTCTCCGTCCGCAGCCTCAAGGCTAACTACGAGGGGTCGGGGGGAGTGACCAAGCGCAGGCGGGTGCAGCcccccggcagcgcccgccgGCCCGTGCTGGAGGAAGAGTACGGGGCCGAGGCGCGGCGGGAGCGCGCAGCCCGCCTGTTCCTGCAGCACTGGAGGCAGCGGGCGCTGGCGGCGCCGCCCGGCGAGGAGCGGttgcggcgggcggcggggcggctgctGGCCCGCTGGCGGAGCGTGGCCCGCCGGGTTCCGCGCCGGCAGCTCCGGCGGCTGAGCCGCGCCGcggggctctactggccccAGCACTTCCTGCCCCACGTCGGCGGCTCGCCCGTGCCCCACGACAGCCTCCCGCTCGACCTCTTCATGCTGGGCTACTtccagctgctggagatgccGCTCAGCCCCGAGGAGCGGCGGTTCCGCCACCTCCTCTGCTACGAGATGTTCGACCGTCTGGGCAGCCACAGCTGGCCCCGCGTCCGCCGCTTCCACCGCGCTGCGCTGGAGCGGGTTGAGGCTGGCCACCGCTGCTGGCTCGATGGCTTCGAGGACCTCGTGCAGGAGTTTTTCGGGGATGGCCCCGCTGCGGTGGTGGAGAGCCTGCTGGAGCCCCCCACCGTGGCCCCGGGACGGGAGGGGGTGGTAGTGCCAGTGCCGGAGCTGGGCGAGTTCAGTGAGGAGGATGTCTGCCGCTTCATCGACCGCAGCTTCTCcttctggaaggaaaaggaggcagagaTGTCCGACACCTGAGCTCGGCAGGATGGTGCGGGCAGTGCCAGCGGCATGGCATGGGCCTGGCCGGGATCAGGCTCAGGGGCAGCCGGGGGCAGCGAGAACCGGTGTCCGGGTTCCTCAGCCGCCTCTGCGGCTCTGACAGTGCCGCGGCTCTGCTCGGCTCGGTGGAGGGCTCAGTGTTGGTTTGTGTGGCCCTGGGCCGAGGTTGTGGCGTGCCGCTTGCCGTGGCTGTGTGTTGTGCAGGGGGGTGCAGCACTGGGGCTGCGCTCCCCTCTGGCGTGGCGTTTGCAGTGCCAGGGCGGTGTGGGCCCCGCGTGTCAGTGCAATAAAGCTGTGATGTGCTGCGAAGGGCTGGCCGCGCCGCgcactccttcctcctccctgcgCCGACAGAAGGCGGGCGATGTTGGGGAGCCATGTACCAGCAAGCCACACACCAGCGAGCCCCACCAACAACGTGCtgggagcacagagcagcctggcCGCCAGCAGGACGTGGTGCCAACACACTAGGGCGATGCCACTGCCCTGCGGAGCCGGCAGTGAGGGCAGGCTCCTGGCGGTGTTGCTGACATGGCTGTCTGttgcaggagaaggaggaggaggcgcGTTTGGCCAGCATGCCAGCCTGGAGGAGGGACATCCTGCGcaagaagctggaggaggagaggtgAGCCGaggccaggggctgctgcaCCAGCCAGCTGTCCCCACGGCACTGCTAACCCCGCTCTTCCCTTTGCCTTCGCAGGGAGCAGAAACGGTGAGTGCCGTGAGACCCTCCCCTGGGCGGGTGCGCGGGCACGACGGCTCCGGTGACCGCAGTGCCTTGTGCCCTCCACTGCCGAGcaggaaagagcaggagaagcagaagcgagaggaagaggagaaggagaaggagcagtCAGAAAAGCTAAGGACTCTCGGGTACGATGAGACAAAGCTGGCGCCCTGGCAGCGGCAGATCATCCTCAAGAAGGGGGACATAGCCAAGCACTAGCCACGCCACACTGCATCCCGGCTATTCGTGGCGGGAGGAGGCTGGTGGGTCACACCGCAGACCGGGATGCGCCTCGGCACCCTCCTCCTGCCGCGGATGGCTGTGTAGCCCGACCCGGAGGAGCCCCCCCCGCTGCCTCGGGCACCCGTAGCCCTCCGTCCTGCTGCCACCCCGTTCTGCCCTTTGCAAAGCAAGCTATTGTGGTGAGGGGCACCCGGCTCCTTGCGGGATGCCTGGCTCACGCACCGTGGTGGGCTCTCCATGCTGCCGGCTCCCTGTGCTCCCCGCTGGCACCGCTTGCCTCCAATcctgcccctcctgcctccAGAGCCACTCGAGGCTGGCTCCTGGCTCACCTCCGCTCCGGACCGCCTGCCTTTCCAGCAATTAAAGCGATGAACCCAGCCAGC contains:
- the LOC135997577 gene encoding espin-like protein, which encodes MHGARPEAELPPLPPLPAPPARGSRPPALPRSASPPPAGPGERDRGGPGAQHDPRRELLGCGVSVRSLKANYEGSGGVTKRRRVQPPGSARRPVLEEEYGAEARRERAARLFLQHWRQRALAAPPGEERLRRAAGRLLARWRSVARRVPRRQLRRLSRAAGLYWPQHFLPHVGGSPVPHDSLPLDLFMLGYFQLLEMPLSPEERRFRHLLCYEMFDRLGSHSWPRVRRFHRAALERVEAGHRCWLDGFEDLVQEFFGDGPAAVVESLLEPPTVAPGREGVVVPVPELGEFSEEDVCRFIDRSFSFWKEKEAEMSDT
- the LOC135997402 gene encoding espin-like isoform X2, whose translation is MALERALLAARQGDVEALRGLRAAGLLRPGLRDALGASPAHHAARAGRLACLRYLAAEAALPGDARARNGATPAHDAAATGNLACLQWLLTQGGCGVQDTDNSGATILHLAARFGHHEVIDWLLRFGGSDPTAATDTGALPVHYAAAKGDFPSLRLLLGHCPSSLSAQTKTGATPLYLACQEGHLEIIQYLVQDCGADPHARAHDGMTPLHAAAQMGHNTVIVWLMSFTTVSLSERDAEGATAMHFAASRGHAKVLSWLLLHGGEITTDGWGGTPLHDAAENGELECCQILVVNGADLSIRDQDGYTAADLADYNGHGHCAQYLRTVENMSVEHRVLSRDPSADGECRQPDSGMSSPNTTASAPQARFEVGSPVSTLSNYDSCHSSQSSTGEKRGGPPGAPAALPEPALADMQAYMDMLDPETRPRGRGPAREGPPTPPPPTFPPPPPPPPAARPPPPPPGYPAPTPPAAPHTADIYVRAKNNLRHVESQALRRELTSRESSPEGLRRADSTRRSRNFGKQPSTGDYYKHLGHGAAEQPGPRRMAHSEEASPISADTMRNGDSKPSAELPPPPPPPPLPDTACPLPPPPPPPAETPAGPRRSSSSTGSTKSFNMMSPTGDNSELLAEIKAGKSLKPTPQSKGFTTVFSGSGQAGANADSPASSPSPTRTPTPPATPEAAAPPRCLAGGSPEPVLNGSSPVPPAGAGAPVEAEALVPSHDEQGRPIPEWKRQVLVRKLQLRMQEEEEQRRKEKEEEARLASMPAWRRDILRKKLEEEREQKRKEQEKQKREEEEKEKEQSEKLRTLGYDETKLAPWQRQIILKKGDIAKH
- the LOC135997402 gene encoding espin-like isoform X1; the encoded protein is MALERALLAARQGDVEALRGLRAAGLLRPGLRDALGASPAHHAARAGRLACLRYLAAEAALPGDARARNGATPAHDAAATGNLACLQWLLTQGGCGVQDTDNSGATILHLAARFGHHEVIDWLLRFGGSDPTAATDTGALPVHYAAAKGDFPSLRLLLGHCPSSLSAQTKTGATPLYLACQEGHLEIIQYLVQDCGADPHARAHDGMTPLHAAAQMGHNTVIVWLMSFTTVSLSERDAEGATAMHFAASRGHAKVLSWLLLHGGEITTDGWGGTPLHDAAENGELECCQILVVNGADLSIRDQDGYTAADLADYNGHGHCAQYLRTVENMSVEHRVLSRDPSADGECRQPDSGMSSPNTTASAPQARFEVGSPVSTLSNYDSCHSSQSSTGEKRGGPPGAPAALPEPALADMQAYMDMLDPETRPRGRGPAREGPPTPPPPTFPPPPPPPPAARPPPPPPGYPAPTPPAAPHTADIYVRAKNNLRHVESQALRRELTSRESSPEGLRRADSTRRSRNFGKQPSTGDYYKHLGHGAAEQPGPRRMAHSEEVSPGLALCACTWLHGTGQCLPVLFQASPISADTMRNGDSKPSAELPPPPPPPPLPDTACPLPPPPPPPAETPAGPRRSSSSTGSTKSFNMMSPTGDNSELLAEIKAGKSLKPTPQSKGFTTVFSGSGQAGANADSPASSPSPTRTPTPPATPEAAAPPRCLAGGSPEPVLNGSSPVPPAGAGAPVEAEALVPSHDEQGRPIPEWKRQVLVRKLQLRMQEEEEQRRKEKEEEARLASMPAWRRDILRKKLEEEREQKRKEQEKQKREEEEKEKEQSEKLRTLGYDETKLAPWQRQIILKKGDIAKH
- the LOC135997402 gene encoding espin-like isoform X3, producing MALERALLAARQGDVEALRGLRAAGLLRPGLRDALGASPAHHAARAGRLACLRYLAAEAALPGDARARNGATPAHDAAATGNLACLQWLLTQGGCGVQDTDNSGATILHLAARFGHHEVIDWLLRFGGSDPTAATDTGALPVHYAAAKGDFPSLRLLLGHCPSSLSAQTKTGATPLYLACQEGHLEIIQYLVQDCGADPHARAHDGMTPLHAAAQMGHNTVIVWLMSFTTVSLSERDAEGATAMHFAASRGHAKVLSWLLLHGGEITTDGWGGTPLHDAAENGELECCQILVVNGADLSIRDQDGYTAADLADYNGHGHCAQYLRTVENMSVEHRVLSRDPSADGECRQPDSGMSSPNTTASAPQARFEVGSPVSTLSNYDSCHSSQSSTGEKRGGPPGAPAALPEPALADMQAYMDMLDPETRPRGRGPAREGPPTPPPPTFPPPPPPPPAARPPPPPPGYPAPTPPAAPHTADIYVRAKNNLRHVESQALRRELTSRESSPEGLRRADSTRRSRNFGKQPSTGDYYKHLGHGAAEQPGPRRMAHSEEASPISADTMRNGDSKPSAELPPPPPPPPLPDTACPLPPPPPPPAETPAGPRRSSSSTGRGKALRQMKSTKSFNMMSPTGDNSELLAEIKAGKSLKPTPQSKGFTTVFSGSGQAGANADSPASSPSPTRTPTPPATPEAAAPPRCLAGGSPEPVLNGSSPVPPAGAGAPVEAEALVPSHDEQGRPIPEWKRQVLVRKLQLRMQEEEEQRRKEKEEEARLASMPAWRRDILRKKLEEEREQKRKEQEKQKREEEEKEKEQSEKLRTLGYDETKLAPWQRQIILKKGDIAKH